CTAGTAATTAAAAATTACCTAATCATCTTTTCTCTTCATCCTTAAAATTAAACTAGCTGCAAAATTAAACTAGCTGCCTAGAACCGTTTGATCTGTTTAGGCAGCTAAATTATTTAAAAAATAATATTTAGTTGTAGTTATTTATTTCACAATCGATCGGATTTAGTAAAGCAATTAATTCAAGAATATAGAGAAATTAATTGATTCTCCTCACTGAATGTGATTTTTTATTTGATATTGATCACCTTATGGTTTGGCTTGCAATAAGCTTTAGAGCTAATTTCTTGACACCTATTTGTTCTCTATCACCTTTAATCTGAAAAACTAGGTTTTAGAAATCTAGAATCAAAAAATATCAAAAAACTAAGCGTTTACAGCAGAGCCTTTCTTACTTTCTTTACTCTTCTTCTTCCAGCTTCTGGGCATTCTGAGATCATCTGGATCAACATAATGACATGTTGCATCATCAAGACAGATCAAAGCCCATCCATTCTGGTTAACGTCAACTAATTTATATGTAGACTCTAAAACAAAAAATCCTTTGTGATTACGAGTATCAGGTCTTACGCGTACGCCGTCAACATTGGTCATGTTATCCATTTTATCTATCTCCGTATCACCAGTAATTACAGTTATTAAGTTTAATTTGGTAGTGAAATCTAGAGTAACATCACAAACTGAGATATTACGTTAACTTTTGATTAGCTTTACTATTGATTCAATTACGTTGAGTAAAGCTTTATATCGATATTTTAAAAAATCAAAAACTAGTTGAAGTGTAAAATTTTTAAACAGGTTAAGTCTAATTATCCAAAACCCAGTTTTTGACTCTTTCTAGATTAGCCCAATTGGGGCGGCGACGCATCCCATCTTCAAAATTCTCAACAACTTCTGGTTTAAGATCCTCTAGGATCATGAGCCAGTTTTGGGCGGCTTCGATGTGGGTGCGAACCCCTTTTTGGCCAGTTTCGAGCATGGCGATCGCTATATTAATCCTGGCTTGGGGGTCTTCTGGGTTGAGCTTTACTGCTTTCTGAGCGGCCTTATAGGCAAGGGTTGCTTTGCCATCTAATAGGTATAGCCACGATAGACAAGTCCAGCCACTGGCGATCTTGGGTTGGCGATCGCACACGGTTTTGAAGATGGGAATTATTTCGCTCAGCTCATCCCCTGCTTTATATCGGGTCAAGCCTTCCTCAAATAGTTCTTCGGCAGTTTTTACAGTCATTTTGGTCGTGCTTTAATTTCTTCGAGATCCCGTTGGATTTGCTTAATCATTTTATAGATTTCTGGCCAGCGCCGAAAGAGGGCAGAAGCTTTTAACCATACTTTCTGGCTAAAGGCAGGTGTGCCCTGAATCTGGCTTCCTGCTGGTACATTCTGGGCGATCCCAGCCTGGGCTCCAGCAATGACGCGATCGCCAATTTGTAAATGATTAGTCACGCCCACTTGGCCAGCCAGGATTACATTCTTACCCAGTTTAACGCCACCGGCCAAACCAGCTTGCCCAGCCAACAAACAATCATTGCCCATGGTGCAGCCATGACCTATTTGCACCAGATTATCAATTTTGGTGCCAGTGCCAATGTAGGTGTCACCGATCGCACCACGATCGATCGCCGCATTGCATCCTACTTCGACCCGATCGGCCAGCACTGTGCGTCCCGCTTGGGGCATTTTGGTCCAGGTGCCCTGAGCCGTGGGCACAAAGCCAAACCCCTCTGAGCCAATCGCCGCGCCGCTGTGGATTAAACAATCATTGCCAATTACGCTGCGCTCATGGATGACGGTATTGGCATGAATCACGGTGCGATCGCCAATTGTTACCCCCGCATAAATCACCACGTTGGCATGGAGATAAACCCCCGCACCAATTTGTACATTGGGATGAACTACCACATTAGGGCCAATGTAAACATCCGTGCCGATCGCCACATTTGCCGCGATCGAGGCGGATGGATCAATCCCCGCCGGCGGTTGATAGGGCTGATAAAAAATATTCAGAGCTTGGGCAAATAGCAACCTGGGTTGAGCTACTGCTGCGAACGGAATTTGCCGCGATTGCATCAGGGCGATCGCTTCAGCATTGTCAGGAACCAAAACTGCTCCCGCCTGGGTTTGGGACAACTGACTAAAAAAACGAATATTTTCAAAGAAAGCGAGCTGCTCTACCTGAGCCG
The sequence above is a segment of the Pseudanabaena sp. PCC 7367 genome. Coding sequences within it:
- the lpxD gene encoding UDP-3-O-(3-hydroxymyristoyl)glucosamine N-acyltransferase — protein: MKFSQLLNQLDVSKSAAKIELGSDPDITGLSTLESAQVEQLAFFENIRFFSQLSQTQAGAVLVPDNAEAIALMQSRQIPFAAVAQPRLLFAQALNIFYQPYQPPAGIDPSASIAANVAIGTDVYIGPNVVVHPNVQIGAGVYLHANVVIYAGVTIGDRTVIHANTVIHERSVIGNDCLIHSGAAIGSEGFGFVPTAQGTWTKMPQAGRTVLADRVEVGCNAAIDRGAIGDTYIGTGTKIDNLVQIGHGCTMGNDCLLAGQAGLAGGVKLGKNVILAGQVGVTNHLQIGDRVIAGAQAGIAQNVPAGSQIQGTPAFSQKVWLKASALFRRWPEIYKMIKQIQRDLEEIKARPK
- a CDS encoding tetratricopeptide repeat protein, producing the protein MTVKTAEELFEEGLTRYKAGDELSEIIPIFKTVCDRQPKIASGWTCLSWLYLLDGKATLAYKAAQKAVKLNPEDPQARINIAIAMLETGQKGVRTHIEAAQNWLMILEDLKPEVVENFEDGMRRRPNWANLERVKNWVLDN